From a single Sorghum bicolor cultivar BTx623 chromosome 5, Sorghum_bicolor_NCBIv3, whole genome shotgun sequence genomic region:
- the LOC8060046 gene encoding disease resistance protein RGA2, translating to MKVIKELVAPAAVGELMSRLISFLISRYTKQTCRKEDMFLQLELVALKIHALVDEAERRHLAQNQRLLLWLSKLMEGMYRAYYVLDHRHDGSLLVSSSWSFSLSPSSRPAKRLCISNAPQPVCAADHNGLEEELSATLRRLEQCAEGMKEFILLLACCPTIPRRPAVSSFQSDDRYMFGRLVEREQIISFLLQPETDSSSLGVLPLVGGPEVGKGTIVKHVCSDERVRRHFVMILYSYGSLLGDNSTQDVLLTLRTGGHVLHETSPVVSGRNGSRHLLVIKNTYEVVIDEAAWASLCASLRSTAPGSKVIVVSENDSVADLGTTAAMRVKPLPREEFWYFFRTLSLGGASDPGEYPELAVLGRQIAAALDGSFFGAKVLSSLLRTNLNAQFWGAVLGVVRRFVAELRGDEDHFSKLGVAKIALEILPVPLRLKSAGQTTRVAAEAEAELQGITVQELLRSARAVPREEVRIVLWESACPPNYRYTVVCEKVETHGPHANIERKRHARQQQ from the coding sequence ATGAAGGTAATCAAGGAGCTGGTTGCTCCGGCAGCCGTGGGCGAACTCATGAGCAGGCTAATCTCCTTCCTTATTTCCCGCTACACCAAGCAAACATGTCGGAAGGAGGACATGTTTCTTCAGCTCGAGCTTGTTGCGCTGAAGATCCATGCCCTAGTGGATGAAGCGGAGCGGCGGCACCTCGCCCAAAACCAGAGGTTGCTCCTGTGGCTCAGCAAGCTCATGGAGGGCATGTACCGTGCATACTATGTGCTCGACCATCGTCATGACGGTTCCTTGCTGGTGAGCAGCTCCTGGTCATTCTCCTTGTCTCCTTCATCTCGGCCTGCCAAGCGACTTTGCATTTCCAATGCTCCTCAACCCGTTTGTGCAGCCGATCACAACGGACTAGAAGAGGAATTGAGTGCCACGCTCCGAAGATTGGAACAGTGTGCAGAAGGGATGAAGGAATTCATTCTACTTCTTGCATGCTGTCCTACTATACCCCGGCGTCCTGCTGTCTCCAGTTTTCAATCTGATGACAGATacatgtttggccggcttgttGAGAGGGAGCAGATAATCAGTTTTCTGCTACAGCCTGAGACTGATAGCAGCAGCTTGGGCGTTCTACCGCTTGTAGGTGGCCCGGAGGTCGGCAAGGGCACCATTGTCAAGCATGTTTGCAGTGACGAGAGGGTGCGCCGTCATTTTGTCATGATCCTGTACTCCTATGGGTCTCTTCTTGGTGACAACTCTACCCAAGATGTTCTGCTCACACTGCGAACTGGTGGCCACGTCCTTCACGAGACCTCACCTGTCGTCTCAGGAAGGAATGGGAGCAGGCATCTTCTTGTGATTAAAAACACCTACGAAGTAGTGATCGACGAGGCAGCATGGGCGTCGCTCTGTGCGTCTCTGAGGTCCACCGCGCCGGGAAGCAAGGTCATAGTCGTCAGCGAGAACGACAGCGTCGCGGACCTCGGCACCACCGCCGCCATGCGAGTGAAGCCACTGCCGCGGGAGGAGTTCTGGTACTTCTTCAGGACACTCTCTCTCGGTGGTGCCAGCGATCCCGGGGAGTATCCGGAGCTCGCGGTGCTGGGCAGACAGATTGCGGCGGCGCTTGACGGGTCGTTCTTCGGCGCCAAGGTCCTCAGCAGCCTACTCAGGACCAACCTCAATGCGCAATTCTGGGGCGCCGTGCTCGGCGTCGTGCGCAGATTCGTCGCGGAGCTGCGTGGTGACGAGGATCACTTCTCAAAGCTTGGTGTCGCCAAGATAGCGTTGGAGATACTCCCTGTGCCATTGAGGCTCAAGAGCGCCGGTCAGACGACCCGAGTGGCCGCCGAGGCTGAGGCTGAGCTGCAGGGAATCACCGTCCAGGAACTACTGCGTTCAGCCAGAGCTGTTCCAAGAGAGGAGGTGCGAATTGTGCTGTGGGAATCTGCGTGCCCACCGAACTATCGCTACACTGTCGTGTGCGAGAAGGTAGAAACACATGGTCCACATGCAAACATCGAGCGGAAGAGGCATGCTAGGCAGCAGCAGTAG